One genomic window of Luteitalea pratensis includes the following:
- a CDS encoding TonB-dependent receptor yields the protein MKPFRPLHRVLVLALVACASLALPTIAAAQALYGSLTGTVTDNTGASIPGVTVTVTNEGTGLKLDTVTDGQGLYTIRNVMPGTYTLNAVLQGFKTFAQTGIPLTAGNILRVNATLEIGALTESVTVTSEAALLKTDKADVSVELQPKAITDMPLNQYRNYQALMNLVPGATPGALQNSTGSTPQRSLRTAVNGTNPNNNSTRIDGSASINIWLPHHAGMVASAETIDNVNIVTNSFDADTGMAGGAAIAVVTKSGTNNVRGSAFFFHNRDDWNANTFFNNANGLVKPPVDNSIYGGTLGGPIVKNRLFYFGSYERFEEERGLQETFSVPTARMRNGDFGEVLAAFPTFRIFDPLTGAANGTGREFFPGAVIPANRISQIARRIQETYPAPNTTADLNRNGIADDYAVARAPMFDRDNYDAKVSWNRSTAHQIWGKISYLRADAQDRFLLGFDGSAPAPTEVIAPVFGHTWTLSPTLILDGSFGVTLNEQSAFNPDYGTNYGSDIWGIPGTNGGDIRQSGMPNVATGLSSLGNTNVSNPYFWNTSVYSFSQALTKVAGHHELRLGYDLNHLSMEHWQPEIGNFGPRGGFTFSGNVTGASGYQPVSGGGFNGYAAFLLGLPSSSGKSVQAEEMTTREWQHGLYIRDRWQVNDKLTLNGGLRFEMYPTMTRADRGIERLDFSTWNVLLGGLGGNPSNVGVKGKPVYVAPRFGAAYRIDDNTVFRTGYGITVNPLPWSRPLRGFFPATIAFSQAAAGNNFIGSLEQGIPPIATPDLSTGSVLLPRGVDMRTPNLDNVDRAYLHQWNVTLERRLPLDLVTSVGYVGTRTNGGYAYINQNYAEPGGGEAGRRYFAQAGSASIQDWGNWTTSKYHSLQVAVNRPFKNGLLVKGAYTWSKAMNMADEDGWQDLVWNISSQFDRNYARAGYDRTHVLQMGFVYELPFMRESQNILGYVVKDWQVNGIYSAFSGVPFTIGGNNTQLLASGAGSITANQNGDFNVINDPSRDVKWVDVSVFSNPSGSQWGNSGRNAFRGPSVWNLDLSLFRNIPFGRYRMEFRAQASNVLNHTRYNNPDTGINNATFMQFVNSGSYDANRVIQLGLRFQF from the coding sequence TCACCGGCACGGTGACCGATAACACCGGCGCCAGCATTCCTGGCGTGACCGTGACGGTCACCAACGAAGGGACCGGGCTGAAGCTCGATACCGTAACCGACGGCCAGGGGCTGTACACCATTCGCAACGTGATGCCGGGTACCTACACGCTCAATGCGGTACTGCAGGGCTTCAAGACCTTTGCGCAAACCGGCATTCCGCTGACCGCCGGCAACATCCTGCGCGTCAATGCGACGCTCGAAATCGGCGCTTTGACCGAGTCGGTCACCGTGACCAGCGAGGCAGCGCTCCTGAAGACCGACAAGGCCGACGTGAGCGTCGAACTGCAGCCCAAGGCGATCACGGACATGCCGTTGAACCAGTACCGGAACTACCAGGCTTTGATGAACCTGGTGCCCGGTGCGACCCCCGGGGCGTTGCAGAATTCGACGGGCTCGACGCCGCAGCGCTCGCTCCGCACGGCCGTCAACGGAACCAACCCGAACAACAACAGCACCCGCATCGACGGCTCGGCCAGCATCAACATCTGGCTGCCACATCACGCGGGCATGGTGGCGTCGGCCGAGACGATCGACAACGTCAACATCGTCACCAACAGCTTCGATGCCGACACGGGCATGGCCGGTGGCGCCGCGATTGCGGTTGTGACCAAGTCGGGCACCAACAACGTCCGCGGATCCGCGTTTTTCTTCCACAACCGTGACGATTGGAATGCCAACACGTTCTTCAACAACGCCAACGGCCTCGTCAAGCCGCCGGTCGACAACTCGATCTACGGCGGCACGCTGGGTGGCCCGATCGTCAAGAACCGTCTCTTCTATTTCGGGTCGTACGAGCGGTTCGAAGAGGAGCGCGGGCTTCAGGAGACCTTTTCGGTGCCGACGGCGCGGATGCGCAACGGCGACTTCGGCGAGGTCCTGGCGGCCTTTCCGACCTTCCGCATCTTCGATCCTCTGACCGGCGCGGCTAACGGCACGGGGCGCGAGTTCTTCCCGGGTGCCGTCATCCCTGCCAACCGTATCAGCCAGATTGCGCGGCGCATCCAGGAAACGTACCCGGCGCCCAACACGACGGCTGACCTGAATCGCAACGGCATTGCCGACGACTACGCGGTCGCGCGCGCGCCGATGTTCGACCGGGACAACTACGACGCCAAGGTGTCCTGGAACCGCTCCACGGCACACCAGATCTGGGGCAAGATCTCGTACCTCAGGGCGGACGCTCAGGATCGCTTCCTGCTCGGATTCGACGGGAGCGCGCCCGCGCCGACGGAGGTGATCGCGCCGGTCTTCGGCCACACCTGGACGCTCTCGCCGACGCTGATCCTCGACGGGAGCTTCGGTGTCACGCTGAACGAGCAGTCGGCCTTCAACCCGGACTACGGCACCAACTACGGGTCCGATATCTGGGGCATCCCGGGAACCAACGGTGGAGACATCCGGCAGAGCGGCATGCCGAACGTCGCCACGGGCCTCAGCTCGCTCGGCAACACCAACGTCTCGAACCCGTACTTCTGGAACACCTCGGTGTACTCGTTTTCGCAGGCGCTCACCAAGGTGGCCGGTCATCACGAGCTGCGTCTCGGCTACGACCTGAACCACCTGTCTATGGAGCATTGGCAGCCTGAAATCGGCAACTTCGGTCCGCGCGGCGGGTTCACGTTCAGCGGCAACGTCACCGGCGCATCGGGGTATCAGCCGGTTAGCGGTGGCGGCTTCAACGGCTATGCCGCGTTCCTGCTCGGCCTGCCATCCAGCTCCGGCAAGAGCGTGCAGGCCGAGGAGATGACCACGCGCGAATGGCAGCATGGCCTGTACATCCGCGACCGCTGGCAGGTGAACGACAAGCTCACCCTCAACGGTGGGCTGCGCTTCGAGATGTACCCGACCATGACCAGGGCGGATCGCGGCATCGAGCGGCTGGACTTCAGTACCTGGAACGTCCTGCTCGGCGGCCTGGGTGGCAATCCGAGCAACGTCGGCGTCAAGGGCAAGCCGGTCTACGTGGCGCCGCGCTTCGGCGCCGCATATCGTATCGACGACAACACGGTGTTCCGCACCGGCTACGGCATCACCGTCAACCCGCTGCCGTGGTCGCGTCCGCTGCGTGGCTTCTTCCCGGCCACGATCGCGTTCAGCCAGGCGGCCGCGGGCAACAACTTCATCGGCTCGCTCGAGCAAGGTATTCCGCCGATCGCGACCCCGGACCTGAGCACCGGCAGCGTGCTCTTGCCGCGTGGCGTGGACATGCGCACGCCGAACCTCGATAACGTCGATCGTGCCTACCTGCACCAGTGGAACGTCACGCTGGAGCGCCGCTTGCCGTTGGACCTCGTCACCAGCGTCGGCTACGTGGGCACCCGGACCAACGGCGGGTACGCCTACATCAATCAGAACTACGCGGAGCCGGGAGGGGGCGAGGCAGGTCGCCGGTACTTCGCGCAGGCGGGCAGCGCCAGCATCCAGGACTGGGGCAACTGGACCACCAGCAAGTACCACTCGTTGCAGGTGGCGGTAAACCGTCCGTTCAAGAACGGGTTGCTCGTCAAGGGCGCCTACACCTGGAGCAAGGCCATGAACATGGCCGACGAGGATGGCTGGCAGGATCTCGTGTGGAATATCTCGAGCCAGTTCGACCGCAACTACGCCAGGGCCGGTTACGACCGCACCCACGTGTTGCAGATGGGGTTCGTCTACGAGTTGCCCTTCATGCGCGAGAGCCAGAACATCCTCGGCTACGTCGTGAAGGATTGGCAGGTGAACGGCATCTACTCGGCGTTCTCGGGCGTGCCGTTCACCATCGGCGGCAACAACACGCAGTTGCTCGCGTCTGGCGCCGGCTCCATCACAGCCAACCAGAATGGCGACTTCAACGTGATCAACGACCCGAGCCGCGACGTCAAGTGGGTCGACGTGTCGGTCTTCTCGAACCCGAGCGGCTCGCAGTGGGGCAACTCGGGCCGCAACGCCTTCCGTGGACCGTCGGTGTGGAACCTCGATCTCTCGCTGTTCCGCAACATTCCGTTTGGCCGCTACCGCATGGAGTTCAGGGCCCAGGCGTCCAATGTGCTCAATCACACGCGGTATAACAACCCCGATACCGGCATCAACAACGCGACGTTCATGCAGTTCGTGAATTCCGGGTCGTACGACGCCAACCGCGTGATTCAGCTGGGGCTGCGCTTCCAGTTCTAG
- a CDS encoding SDR family oxidoreductase produces the protein MSTYLDSLFSLDGKVAVVIGGTGELCGAMAEGLAGAGAEVVLVGRSLEKAEARLTKIAAAGGSGWFHAAEASSRAELEALRDAVLERSGRIDIVVNGAGVNSATPFFDIADEEFDRIVRVNLQGVFLGCQVFGKYLVERGQGGSIINLGSMSGVVPLSRVFTYSATKGAVHNLSLNLAREWAPHKVRVNVLVPGFFPAEQNRKVLTPDRVASIMGHTPMKRFGEARELIGATLLLASDAAGSFITGEELIVDGGYHAMSI, from the coding sequence ATGAGCACCTACCTCGATTCCCTCTTTTCCCTCGACGGCAAGGTCGCCGTCGTCATCGGCGGCACCGGCGAACTCTGCGGCGCCATGGCCGAGGGCCTGGCCGGCGCGGGCGCCGAAGTCGTCCTGGTCGGTCGTAGCCTCGAGAAAGCCGAGGCGCGCCTGACGAAGATCGCCGCCGCCGGCGGCTCGGGCTGGTTCCACGCCGCCGAGGCCAGCAGCAGGGCCGAACTCGAGGCCCTGCGCGACGCCGTGCTCGAACGCAGCGGCCGCATCGACATCGTCGTCAACGGCGCCGGCGTCAATTCCGCCACGCCGTTCTTCGACATCGCCGACGAGGAATTCGACCGCATCGTGCGAGTCAACCTCCAGGGGGTGTTTCTCGGCTGCCAGGTGTTCGGCAAGTACCTCGTGGAGCGCGGCCAGGGCGGCTCGATCATCAACCTCGGCTCGATGTCCGGCGTCGTGCCGCTGTCGCGCGTGTTCACCTATTCGGCCACCAAGGGCGCCGTGCACAACCTCTCGCTCAACCTCGCCCGCGAGTGGGCGCCGCACAAGGTGCGCGTCAACGTCCTCGTCCCGGGCTTCTTCCCGGCCGAACAGAACAGGAAAGTGCTCACCCCCGACCGCGTTGCCAGCATCATGGGCCACACGCCGATGAAACGCTTCGGCGAGGCCCGCGAACTGATCGGCGCCACGCTGCTGCTCGCGAGCGACGCCGCGGGTTCGTTCATCACCGGTGAAGAGCTGATCGTGGACGGCGGCTATCACGCGATGTCGATTTGA
- a CDS encoding tagaturonate epimerase family protein, which translates to MSAINAFLLEHDLLIAQNPCISPDFCLDWAALSADVQTGRVREYSKSRFATAAGEWTLLENASGDCAWKLHAAATPLAEGVALGDATCFPASWANLLTLKNLVQEHDPGSTIFPTAGANLGRSTLGVGARFTTLHWPAVEWAMSALGIGLTANQNSIPRELVYDVDAMLGDRLDTVPFPFIGTHVPEGHQGQSVEGMSHGCVLSKLRTGFHRTRIAWSFNADHQPIGGKFDAREDALVQGCLLASYITFDLSPELALSLSASLADIPVDVVAQARARVAAAGLDLDDAVFTQLLATVWTPMRKMKRRDEQYAAARAAAFTTAVGRTYLRELSIDELPGLTTPETTAIMLALCEVLGMPVDFVAPAFGFQKNTPYPDNAALRTLIERQWNVCKEFGSSIGFHSGSGKSAENYQVMGQVTGGALEIKTSGRYTYEMGVALAQSTDATDAALWRDWYRFTVDMAVAGAFSPDATEQKMARTFVETTLTAMGQPGDVFTSPADCHAALEALTPSADHMIFFEYNFLYVLAAGGRPEKSALGDHTPAGYAQRARFYAISPQARLGFSKRVAAYLVFLARTTGLSSSERCVSASHRLDSYTTLDAMLDDISR; encoded by the coding sequence ATGTCTGCCATCAACGCGTTCCTTCTCGAGCACGATCTGCTCATCGCGCAGAACCCCTGCATCAGCCCGGATTTCTGTCTGGACTGGGCGGCGTTATCGGCCGACGTCCAGACGGGCCGGGTCAGGGAATACTCCAAGAGCCGCTTTGCCACCGCGGCTGGCGAGTGGACCCTGCTCGAGAACGCTTCCGGCGACTGCGCCTGGAAACTCCACGCCGCCGCCACGCCGCTGGCCGAAGGTGTCGCCCTCGGCGACGCGACCTGCTTCCCGGCCAGCTGGGCGAACCTGCTCACGTTGAAGAACCTCGTCCAGGAGCACGACCCCGGCTCGACGATCTTCCCGACCGCCGGAGCGAACCTCGGGCGCAGCACGCTCGGCGTTGGCGCGCGCTTCACCACGCTGCACTGGCCGGCCGTCGAGTGGGCGATGAGCGCGCTCGGGATCGGCCTCACCGCCAATCAGAACTCCATCCCGCGCGAACTGGTCTACGACGTCGATGCGATGCTCGGCGACCGGCTCGACACCGTGCCGTTTCCCTTCATCGGCACCCACGTCCCGGAGGGGCACCAGGGACAGAGCGTGGAGGGTATGAGCCACGGCTGCGTGCTGTCGAAGCTCAGGACGGGCTTCCACCGGACGCGCATTGCCTGGTCGTTCAACGCCGACCACCAGCCCATCGGAGGCAAGTTCGACGCCCGTGAGGACGCCCTCGTGCAAGGGTGCCTGCTCGCCAGCTACATCACCTTCGATCTCTCGCCCGAACTCGCGCTCAGTCTGTCGGCCAGCCTCGCCGACATCCCGGTCGATGTCGTCGCACAGGCTCGGGCGCGTGTCGCCGCCGCCGGCCTGGACCTCGACGACGCCGTGTTCACCCAGCTGCTCGCGACGGTGTGGACGCCGATGCGCAAGATGAAGCGCCGTGACGAGCAGTACGCCGCGGCTCGCGCGGCGGCGTTCACCACCGCCGTCGGCCGCACCTACCTGCGCGAACTGTCCATCGACGAGCTGCCAGGACTGACCACGCCCGAGACCACCGCCATCATGCTGGCGCTCTGCGAGGTGCTCGGCATGCCGGTGGACTTCGTGGCGCCGGCCTTCGGCTTCCAGAAGAACACGCCGTATCCCGACAACGCCGCCCTGCGCACGCTCATCGAGCGGCAGTGGAACGTCTGCAAGGAGTTTGGCTCCAGCATCGGCTTCCACTCCGGCTCCGGCAAGTCGGCCGAGAACTACCAGGTCATGGGCCAGGTCACGGGCGGCGCGCTCGAGATCAAGACCAGCGGGCGCTATACGTACGAGATGGGTGTCGCTCTGGCGCAGTCCACCGATGCGACCGACGCCGCCCTGTGGCGCGACTGGTACAGGTTCACCGTCGACATGGCCGTGGCCGGCGCCTTCAGCCCCGACGCCACCGAGCAGAAAATGGCCCGGACCTTCGTCGAGACGACGCTGACCGCCATGGGACAGCCGGGCGACGTCTTCACGTCCCCGGCCGACTGCCACGCCGCGCTCGAGGCGTTGACGCCTTCGGCCGACCACATGATCTTCTTCGAGTACAACTTCCTCTACGTGCTGGCTGCCGGCGGCCGTCCGGAGAAGTCCGCGCTCGGCGATCACACGCCGGCGGGCTACGCCCAGCGCGCGCGCTTCTACGCCATCAGCCCACAGGCCCGGTTGGGGTTTTCCAAGCGCGTCGCCGCTTACCTCGTCTTCCTCGCCAGGACCACCGGCCTCTCCTCCAGCGAGCGTTGTGTCTCTGCCAGCCACCGCCTCGACAGCTACACCACCCTCGACGCGATGCTCGACGACATCAGTCGGTGA
- a CDS encoding rhomboid family intramembrane serine protease, with translation MFKRQTEGAVVCSSCGTLVGVRDATCLNCGRRNPGLWGYAPLLRRLGQDLGFVSLITTACGVLYVLTLLMSGQRIRMGGLFSMLSPDMASLFLFGASGAVPVFGYGRWWTVLSAGWLHGGLLHVVFNMMWVRQLAPATADIYGPGRTVILYTVAGVCGFIASSAAGVVLVWMPLPMLRGAQFTVGASAAIFGLLGALVYYGRRSGMSAVRSQAVGYAIMLGLFGLVMPGIDNFAHAGGFVGGYLAGRIMDPLRPERLDHLLIALACLAASALAIVASIALGLPQLR, from the coding sequence ATGTTCAAACGGCAGACTGAAGGCGCGGTGGTGTGCTCCAGTTGCGGCACGCTCGTGGGCGTGCGGGACGCGACATGCCTCAATTGCGGCCGCCGCAATCCGGGACTGTGGGGCTATGCGCCGCTGCTGCGCCGGCTCGGCCAGGACCTCGGCTTCGTGTCGCTGATCACGACCGCCTGCGGGGTTCTCTACGTGCTGACGCTGCTGATGTCAGGGCAGCGAATACGGATGGGCGGGCTCTTCTCGATGTTGTCGCCCGACATGGCGAGCCTGTTTCTCTTCGGCGCCAGCGGCGCGGTGCCGGTGTTCGGGTATGGACGATGGTGGACGGTACTCAGTGCGGGCTGGCTGCACGGCGGGCTCCTGCACGTCGTGTTCAACATGATGTGGGTGCGCCAACTGGCGCCGGCGACGGCCGACATCTACGGCCCCGGCCGCACGGTCATCCTGTACACCGTCGCAGGGGTGTGCGGCTTCATCGCGAGTTCGGCCGCCGGAGTCGTGCTGGTGTGGATGCCGCTGCCGATGCTGCGCGGCGCGCAGTTCACCGTCGGCGCGTCGGCCGCGATCTTCGGCCTGCTCGGCGCGCTGGTGTACTACGGGCGGCGCAGCGGCATGAGTGCGGTGCGGAGCCAGGCGGTGGGCTACGCGATCATGCTGGGATTGTTCGGCCTGGTCATGCCGGGCATCGACAACTTCGCGCACGCGGGCGGGTTCGTGGGCGGTTACCTGGCCGGCCGGATCATGGATCCGCTGCGGCCCGAACGACTCGACCACCTGCTGATCGCGCTGGCCTGCCTCGCCGCCTCGGCGCTCGCCATCGTGGCGTCGATCGCGCTGGGCCTGCCGCAGCTGCGCTGA
- a CDS encoding carboxypeptidase regulatory-like domain-containing protein, whose product MSFDRRLQWLARTALASLVVLGLAVHGQAQTTSASVSGTVQDQQGGVLPGVTVTLTSRTQGNALTAVTDTDGRFVFNIVRPDTYTLQAALQGFKTLEQSNVVVNANDRIAMPAFSMEVGAMTEEVTVSSRVSELQTTNGERSFALENAALTNIANNGRQLFNFARLVPGALPQGTSGQEVGSVSGFTVNGMRPNSNNMTIDGVANIDTGDNGGNMATTNIDAVAEFKVLTNSYAAEYGRATGAQVQVVTKSGSREFHGSGYWYGRRSDWNANSWTNKRVTPEIPKVKANRNDGGYTVGGPVFFPGFNEDKRKLFFFFSQEYQRRTDPLASARETRVPTALERQGDFSQSVDASGNPFPYVRDYTTGLPCSAANTTGCFQDGGVLGRIPASRLYQPGLAILNIYPQANASGLGAGMNFTSQDASSAPRREDLLRMDYQITDKWRVTGRYMNTKFTPLQAYGTTWAGNGSDQLPLPVEQTLPGKNYMLSATGVLNPTTSLEVSWGRAANSLNYDMQLDKLYRANSGTNGLPYLYPDAVQGDYVPEFQFRGGRTSNAGQYQTDRGPFTNENITHDVLFNITKLFGSHNTKAGLYYQNSYKPQSIFASFNGRVNFADDANNPFDSGYGYANAALGVFNTYTQANKFAIPEWRYTNVEYYVQDNWRAGRKLTLDYGVRFYQLSPQWDHTEQASNFLPDEFNAANAAKLFRPVCLSAYPCDGANRRGMDPRLVAAGVAPTTGNTVEGRFIGRLTPDSDRFNGAFQAGQGINPELQDGSAFKVSPRVGFVYDFTGEAVTILRGGWGIFYDRPQGNMVFDMIANAPGVLNSTVQWGTLQGLTSGGSDPNPVLAMNPTVYEFDPPKTTQWNLGVQRKLFKNFMFDLAYVGSTSDNLLRQVQINSLPFGATFAAGNQDPTRAASTTPGATALPTDLLRPYPGYGDIRMWDYSGYGNYHSLQTGINRRYDNGFMFSFFYVWSKALGINNDDFAAGVPNQTDEQIRRLDYSLTNYDRPHNFATNFVYQTPEVSQSKALGLLVNNWQISGVYFWTSGRPYTVGFNIPGIGASNLTGTNNPNARIALTCDPGAGYSDDPYRQFDTSCFAPPQPSSDGAESARFFVHAPPIDNLDLSLSKTFALPKNMRFEFRVDMFNALNHTQFTGVNATANFASLTDRTITNLPYDNSGALVRPQGFGAINGVAPARNLQVMTRFTF is encoded by the coding sequence ATGTCCTTCGACCGAAGGCTGCAATGGCTCGCGCGCACTGCGCTCGCGAGTCTCGTGGTCCTGGGGTTGGCAGTGCACGGCCAGGCGCAAACCACCAGCGCCTCGGTCTCGGGTACCGTGCAAGACCAACAAGGCGGCGTACTACCGGGCGTGACCGTCACGCTCACCAGCCGCACCCAGGGCAATGCTCTCACCGCCGTCACCGATACTGACGGACGGTTCGTCTTCAACATCGTCCGGCCCGACACATACACTCTGCAGGCGGCGCTCCAGGGCTTCAAGACCCTCGAGCAGTCCAACGTCGTCGTCAACGCCAACGACCGCATCGCGATGCCTGCCTTCTCGATGGAAGTCGGCGCGATGACCGAGGAAGTGACGGTTTCGAGCCGCGTCAGCGAACTGCAGACGACCAACGGCGAGCGTTCGTTCGCACTCGAGAACGCGGCACTGACCAACATCGCCAACAACGGCCGTCAGCTGTTCAACTTCGCCAGGCTCGTGCCGGGCGCGTTGCCCCAGGGCACCTCAGGCCAGGAGGTCGGCTCGGTCAGCGGCTTCACCGTCAACGGCATGCGCCCGAACTCCAACAACATGACCATCGACGGTGTCGCCAACATCGACACCGGCGACAACGGCGGCAACATGGCGACGACCAACATCGACGCCGTCGCCGAGTTCAAGGTGCTGACCAATTCCTACGCGGCCGAGTACGGCCGCGCGACCGGCGCCCAGGTCCAGGTGGTCACCAAGAGTGGATCGCGCGAGTTCCACGGCTCCGGTTACTGGTATGGCCGGCGCTCCGACTGGAATGCCAACTCGTGGACCAACAAGCGCGTGACACCCGAGATTCCCAAGGTCAAGGCCAACCGCAATGACGGCGGCTACACAGTCGGCGGCCCGGTGTTCTTCCCGGGTTTCAACGAAGACAAGCGCAAGCTGTTCTTCTTCTTCAGCCAGGAGTACCAGCGGCGCACCGACCCGCTGGCCAGCGCCCGTGAGACCCGCGTGCCCACCGCGCTCGAGCGACAGGGCGACTTCTCGCAGAGTGTGGACGCGAGCGGCAACCCGTTCCCGTACGTGCGCGATTACACGACCGGACTGCCCTGCAGCGCCGCCAACACCACCGGGTGTTTCCAGGACGGTGGTGTCCTCGGCCGCATCCCCGCGAGCCGCCTGTACCAGCCCGGCCTTGCGATCCTGAACATCTACCCACAGGCCAATGCCTCAGGCCTCGGCGCGGGTATGAACTTCACGAGCCAGGACGCCAGCAGCGCGCCGCGGCGTGAAGACCTGTTGCGGATGGATTACCAGATCACCGACAAGTGGCGTGTTACCGGCCGGTACATGAACACCAAATTCACCCCCCTCCAGGCGTACGGTACGACCTGGGCTGGTAACGGCAGCGACCAGCTGCCGCTTCCGGTGGAGCAGACCCTGCCAGGCAAGAACTACATGCTTTCGGCGACGGGCGTGCTCAACCCGACGACCTCGCTCGAAGTGAGCTGGGGTCGCGCCGCCAACTCCCTGAATTACGACATGCAGCTGGACAAGCTGTATCGCGCCAATTCCGGCACGAACGGCCTGCCGTACCTGTATCCCGATGCCGTGCAGGGTGATTACGTGCCGGAATTCCAGTTCCGCGGCGGCCGGACGTCCAACGCCGGCCAGTACCAGACCGACCGTGGGCCGTTCACCAACGAGAACATCACCCACGACGTGCTCTTCAACATCACCAAGCTGTTCGGCTCGCACAACACCAAGGCCGGCCTCTACTACCAGAACAGCTACAAGCCGCAGAGCATCTTCGCGAGCTTCAACGGCCGCGTCAACTTCGCCGACGACGCCAACAATCCATTCGACTCAGGTTACGGATACGCGAATGCCGCGCTGGGCGTCTTCAACACCTACACGCAGGCCAACAAGTTCGCGATCCCGGAGTGGCGCTACACGAACGTCGAGTACTACGTCCAGGACAACTGGCGTGCGGGCCGCAAGTTGACGCTCGACTACGGCGTCCGCTTCTATCAGCTGTCGCCGCAGTGGGACCACACCGAGCAGGCCTCCAACTTCCTGCCCGACGAGTTCAACGCCGCCAATGCCGCGAAGCTGTTCCGGCCGGTCTGCCTCAGCGCCTACCCGTGTGACGGCGCGAATCGGCGCGGCATGGACCCCCGGCTCGTCGCCGCGGGCGTCGCGCCGACGACCGGCAACACGGTCGAGGGACGCTTCATCGGCCGTTTGACGCCTGACTCGGACCGCTTCAACGGCGCGTTCCAGGCCGGCCAGGGCATCAACCCCGAGTTGCAGGACGGCTCCGCGTTCAAGGTCTCGCCGCGCGTCGGTTTCGTCTACGACTTCACCGGTGAGGCGGTGACCATCCTGCGCGGCGGATGGGGCATCTTCTACGACCGGCCGCAGGGCAACATGGTGTTCGACATGATTGCCAACGCGCCGGGCGTGCTGAACTCGACGGTCCAGTGGGGAACGTTGCAGGGCCTCACATCGGGCGGCAGCGACCCGAACCCAGTTCTGGCGATGAACCCGACGGTGTACGAGTTCGACCCGCCGAAAACGACGCAGTGGAACCTCGGCGTCCAGCGCAAGCTGTTCAAGAACTTCATGTTCGACCTGGCCTACGTGGGATCGACCTCGGACAACCTGCTGCGTCAGGTGCAGATCAACTCGCTGCCGTTCGGTGCGACGTTTGCTGCCGGCAACCAGGACCCGACACGTGCCGCAAGTACCACTCCTGGCGCGACCGCGCTGCCGACCGATCTGCTCCGGCCGTATCCGGGCTACGGCGACATCCGGATGTGGGACTACAGCGGCTACGGCAACTACCACTCGCTGCAGACCGGCATCAACCGCCGCTACGACAACGGGTTCATGTTCTCGTTCTTCTACGTGTGGTCGAAGGCACTCGGCATCAACAACGACGACTTCGCGGCCGGTGTCCCCAACCAGACCGATGAGCAGATTCGTCGCCTCGACTACTCGCTCACCAACTACGATCGGCCGCACAACTTCGCCACCAACTTCGTCTATCAGACGCCGGAAGTGAGCCAGTCAAAGGCGCTGGGCCTCCTCGTCAACAATTGGCAGATTTCAGGCGTGTACTTCTGGACGAGCGGCCGCCCGTACACGGTCGGCTTCAACATCCCAGGCATCGGCGCGAGCAACCTGACGGGTACCAACAACCCGAACGCGCGTATCGCGCTGACCTGCGACCCGGGCGCCGGCTACAGCGACGACCCGTACCGCCAGTTCGACACCTCGTGCTTCGCGCCGCCGCAGCCCAGCAGCGACGGTGCCGAGTCGGCGCGCTTCTTCGTCCATGCGCCGCCGATCGACAACCTCGACCTCTCGTTGTCGAAGACGTTCGCGCTGCCCAAGAACATGCGCTTCGAGTTCCGCGTCGACATGTTCAACGCGCTGAACCACACGCAGTTCACCGGTGTCAACGCGACGGCGAACTTCGCGAGCCTCACCGACCGCACGATCACCAACCTGCCGTACGACAACAGCGGCGCGCTGGTACGGCCGCAGGGCTTCGGCGCCATCAACGGCGTCGCGCCAGCCCGCAACCTGCAGGTGATGACGCGGTTCACCTTCTAG